The following proteins are encoded in a genomic region of Sorangiineae bacterium MSr12523:
- a CDS encoding DUF962 domain-containing protein, translating to MQLNREWSRLLESYKDDHQNPKNQAFHSIGIPMIAASIPIGATIVGLPLAAGLFTVGWGFQFAGHAFEGKKPSFVEDKRSLVVGLLWWGEKVGLVKLQTTSENGSAS from the coding sequence ATGCAGCTCAATCGCGAATGGTCCCGTCTCTTGGAAAGCTACAAGGACGATCATCAGAACCCGAAGAACCAGGCCTTCCATTCCATCGGCATCCCCATGATCGCCGCCTCGATCCCCATCGGCGCCACGATCGTCGGACTGCCGCTGGCCGCGGGCCTCTTTACCGTGGGCTGGGGCTTCCAGTTCGCGGGACACGCGTTCGAGGGAAAGAAGCCCTCTTTCGTCGAAGACAAGCGCAGCTTGGTCGTCGGCCTCCTCTGGTGGGGTGAGAAGGTGGGGCTGGTGAAGCTGCAAACGACGTCGGAGAACGGCTCGGCCAGCTAG